The Flavobacterium faecale genomic sequence CGGGAATTTCATTTACACGGTTCTTGAGACCCTATATTATTGGTGCTACATTGGTATCGATTTTTGTGTTGATTATGGGCTTCTTTGTAGTGCCCGTTTCTAGTGAGGGTTTTAATAATTTCAGGTATACTTATCTACGTACAAATGGGCAACAAGCCATGCGGGGTGATAACACAGACGTATACAGGCAGATTAATGATACCGATTTTTTGTATGTGAACAGCTATAATGCGAGTTCGAAAACGGCTTTTAATTTTTCGTTAGAAAAATTCGATAAGGATAAAATGGTTTCGAAAATCACTGCTAGTAGAATACAGTGGAACCCAGCAGATAGTACCTACACCATGTATGATTACAAAAAAAGAACAGTGGGTGCTTTGGGGGACGTTATTGTAAGAGAGCCTGAAAAGAAAACAAAGTTCGGCTTTGAGCTTGAAGATTTGACGCCGGTGATTTACATTGCAGAAACGTTGACCTTGGATAAACTGACGGCTTTTATTGATAAAGAAAGAGCCAGAGGTTCTTCTAATATCAATATTTATATGGTGGTTTTATACAAGAAATTTAGTGTACCTATTTCTGCATTTATACTTACGATCATAGCCGTTTCTGTATCTGCTATGAAGCGTAGGGGAGGAATGGGAATGAACCTAACCATCGGAATCGCAATTGCTTTTGGCTTTGTGTTTTTTGATAAAGTCTTTGGGGTTATCGCAGAGAAAACAACATTTTCTCCGTTTATAGCCGTTTGGTTTCCTAATTTTATTTTTGGAATTTTAGCAATATTTTTACTTCGAAATGCAAAACGATAGTCTCAAAAGTTACTTAACCCTTCATTTTATAGTTTTTATTTGGGGGTTCACAGCCGTTTTAGGTGCGCTTTTAACAATTGAATCAAGTGCAATTGTTTG encodes the following:
- a CDS encoding LptF/LptG family permease; the encoded protein is MLTILDKYILKRYLATFVTMLAMFVPIGIIVDVSEKINFMIENKVPFLKIAVYYYHFTIYFANNLFPIFLFLSIIWFTSKLANNTEIIAILSSGISFTRFLRPYIIGATLVSIFVLIMGFFVVPVSSEGFNNFRYTYLRTNGQQAMRGDNTDVYRQINDTDFLYVNSYNASSKTAFNFSLEKFDKDKMVSKITASRIQWNPADSTYTMYDYKKRTVGALGDVIVREPEKKTKFGFELEDLTPVIYIAETLTLDKLTAFIDKERARGSSNINIYMVVLYKKFSVPISAFILTIIAVSVSAMKRRGGMGMNLTIGIAIAFGFVFFDKVFGVIAEKTTFSPFIAVWFPNFIFGILAIFLLRNAKR